GAGAAACATCCGGACATGCTTATTACCGAAATCGACAGTGTCGTTGGCACCGCAGGAGGAAAAGTTCTTCTGACTGTCATCTTAAGAAACTGCAACTTTATGCTGGCTTTTTTGAGAGATAAAAATACTGCTCAATCTGTTGAGCAGATTTTTACAATGCTCTTCACTCTTCTGGGCAGGAAACGCTATAAGTCCATGTTTCAGGTCCTTCTTGCTGACAACGGTACAGAGTTTTCCAATCCGACGGCTATCGAAAAAGGTCCGGACGGAGAAAGAAAATCATATATGTTCTATTGCAATCCACAAGCACCGCAGGAAAAAACGAAGGTTGAAAATAATCATACTCTCATTCGAAGGATCCTTCCCAAGGGAACAACTTTCGACAATTTATCCCAAACTGATATCAACCTGATGATGTCTCATATAAACTCATACGGGAGGAAAAAATTTAACGGAAAATCTCCTGCAGAGATCTTTATCAACCTGTATGGCGAGGACGTATTGCATTTACTCGGACTCGAACTTATTCCGCCACAGGATATCTGCTTAAAGCGGACTCTTCTCGCCGGTAAATAACGGCTCCTTTTTAATTTCTTGATTGCATTAACTCTGAACTGAAAATTTTGCTTTCAGTTGAGGATCACTTTTGTATGCACTTTTTTCGGACAATTTCCTCGTAACAGCTTTTCATCCCCTTGAATTTGTTCCGTTAGCGCAATCTTGATCGTTATTATGTGTTCGTAATGACTGCTTGCTGCTTTTGTCCTGTCAAAGTAAATGCAACCCCGTCGCATTTACTTTGACGAGGTTGCATTTACTCTGAAAATTTACCTTCCGCTTTCGGGCGGTCGCCGCCGGGAGAGAGGCGGAAAATGTTCCACGTGGAACATTCCTTCGCGGAAGGGGAACCGCTGAGAGCGCTCCGCCGTTCGAAAACGAGCTCGCCTTTGCCCCTACGCCCGCGCTTTCGGACGCAGGACTTCGCCGACGAGCTGGATAAAGCGCCGCACCGCTTTGGCTGTGTAGTCGCGGCTGGGCAGGAGCGCGTAAAACTGCCGCGTCGCCAGCGGCGAATCGAGCCTGTAAAAGCACAGCGGCGTCGCCGCGGCCGTGACCATACGGTCGCTCACAAAAGCGGCAGCGAAGCCGCCTGCCGCCAGATGATAGGTGGTGGCGAGCTGACTCAGCTCAATCTTGAGGCGCGGTTTGACGCCGACGGCGGCGAAAATTTGCAGCATACGGTCGTGAAGATTGTTACCGGGCATCAGCGAGATGAACTCAAGCTCTCCGCAGCGCTCGGCGGGCAGCGCGGGACAATCCCCATGCAGATGATGGCCGTTCATGACGCCGCGCGGCGGCAGGGCGAAGGCTCGGTATCGGCGGTTGAACGGATGGGCGCGGGGCACTGCCAGCAGAATGCGATCGCTGAACATGGGGTAACGCTCGAAGTCCTTCATGAAGAGTTGGTTGCAGCTGAACGTCAGGTCTACGGCGCGTTCCTCCAGCATCTTGGTGAGGACGGCCGAACTGTGCTCGACCAGCTCCAGGGCGATGCCCGGATAAAGCTGGCTGTAGCGCGACAACACCGGCGGCAGGATGTAGCTGTTGATGTAGTGGGAGCCGCCGATGCGCACGTGTCCGGTTTGGAGGTCGTTGATGTCGCCGATCCGCTGCGTCAGTTCCGCCTCGATTTTTTGATGCGTGTGATCGCGTTGATGTAAAGCCAGCCGGCTTCGGTGAGCTGAAAGGGGCGCACCTTGCGGTCGAACAGCGTCATGCCGATGGACGACTCGATTTTTTGATCGCCATGCTCAGCGCCGGCTGCGTGATATACAGTTTTTCCGCCGCTTTCGAAAGGCTGCCGCTTTTGTAGACCTCGTAGACGTACTCCAGCTCCTGTCTCATAACATAAATTCTCCTTATGGTGTAATAAATTTCCAGTAATTGAATTTATGTTACCGCCGCCGTATGATGACGTCAAGCAAGATATTCGACTTTCAAGGGGGGATTGAATGTGAACATCAACGCTTTGCTCATGGATGAGAAAGACAACGTGGTCACCTGCGTCGAAGAGGTGCCGGCCGGGGCGCCGGTCGTTTATCGCCACGGCGATGAGCTCTGCACGCTCACGGCGGAGGAGACGATTCCCTATTGCCACAAGGTCGCCTTGGTCCCGCTGGACGAGGGGGACGAAGTGATCAAGTACGGCGAGCTGATCGGCCGCACCTTGGTACCGATCGCGAAAGGGCACTGGGTCTCGCACGAGAACATCTTCAGCGTGCCGCGAGACTACGCCAGTGAAATGGTATAAGGAGGGGGAAACGATGCAGTTTTGGGGATACAAACGCCAGGAGGGGCGCGCGGGCATCCGCAATCACGTGTTGATCCTGCCCACGTGTGCCTGCGGCAGCGAGAGCGCGCGCATCATCGCGTCGCAGGTGCGCGGCGCCGTGAACATCATTTTCAACACCGGCTGTTCCGACGTGGCGGCGAACACGGCCATGTCGCAGAAAGTGCTGACGGGTTTCGCCTGCAATCCCAACGTCTACGGTGTCGTCATCATTGGCCTTGGCTGCGAGACGGTGGGGCACGCGCAGTTGCGCGAAAAAATCCGGGGAATGACCAGCAAGCCCGTGGTTTCTTTCGGCATTCAGGAAGAGGGCGGCACGCTCAGAACCATCGAAAAAGCTGTCCGCGCCGCGCGCGACATGGCCGCCGAAGCCGCCATGCAGCAAAAAGAACGGTGTGACATATCGAATCTGCTTCTGGGCATCGAGTGCGGCGGCTCCGACGCTACCTCGGGCATCGCCAGCAATCCCGCCGTGGGCGAGCTCAGCGACCTGCTCGTGGATCTCGGCGCTTCGACGATCATGAGCGAGTCCATCGAATGGATCGGCGCCGAGCACGTCGTCGCCCGGCGTGCGGCGACGCCGGAACTGCACAACAAGATCATCGAGATCTGCCGGAGTTACGAAGAACACCTCAAGGCGGCGGGGCAGGACTGCCGCGCCGGTCAGCCCACGCCCGGCAACAAGGCAGGCGGCCTTTCCACGCTCGACGAGAAAAGCCTCGGCTGCATCCGCAAGGGCGGCTCCCGCCCCATCGTCGAAGTGCTGGCGCAGGCCGAGCGCCCCACGAAGCACGGCGCCATCGTCATGGACACGGCCGGTTACGACATCTCCTCCGTCACCTCCATGGTAGCTGGCGGCTGCAATGCCGTGATCTTCACCACGGGGCGCGGCACGCCGACGGGCAACGCCATCGTGCCCGTACTCAAGGTGACGGCCAACGCCCGCACCTATCGGATGATGGACGACAACATGGACGTCGATCTGAGCGGCATCATCAAGGGCACGACGACGTATCGGGAAAGCGGCAGGGAGCTCCTTGAGATCATCGGAGACGTCTGTAACGGCAAGATGACCAAGGCCGAAGCCTACGGCTTCTCCGACATCGCGATCGATCACGTCTGCCGCTTCGTTTGATTTTTCATTAAAGGGGGAAGAGAAATGGGATTCATCTTTAAACCGTGGAACAAACTGAGCCTGTTCACGCGCATCATGATCGGCTTCGCGCTCGGCGTCGCCGCGGGGCTGATCTTCGGCAGGCAGGCCGCGGTGCTGAAACCGCTGGGAACAATCCTCACCAACCTGCTGACCATGGTGGTGGCGCCGCTGGTGCTCTGCCTGCTGGTCTGTGCGGCCGCCGACGTGGGAGACGGCAAGAAGCTGGGACGCATGGGCGTGAAGACGGTGGTCGTCTTCCTTGTCAGCACTGCGTTCGCCATCGTCATCGGCCTGATCTTCGCCAATCTCATGAAGGTCGGCACGGGCGTCAGCATCGAGCTCGCCAAGGAATCGGCGAAGACGACGGCGAAACAGGTCTCCATGCTCGACACGCTGATCAACGTTATCCCCAAAAATCCTTTCGAGGCCCTGTCGAAACAGAACCTGCTGCAGATCATTTTCTTTGCGCTGCTGCTGGGCTTCGCGCTGATGAAGATCGGCCCCAAGGGGCAAGCGTTGCTCGACATGTTCCGCGCCGGACAGGAAGCGATGAAAAAGATCACCACTATCGTGCTCGAGTTCACGCCTTACGGCGTTTTTGGCCTGATGGCGCAAGTCGTGGGAGCCAACGGCCCGGATATCCTCATCCCTTACATCAAGGCGATCGCGGCCATGTACATCGCCTCGTTCCTCTATCTGGTCGTCGTTCAGGCCGGTCTGATGGCCGGCGTGATTGGGCGCGTCAGCCCGCTCCGTTTCCTGAAAACGATGAAGGAAGCGATGACCTTCGTCTTCGCCACCTGTTCCAGCGTCGCCACGATCCCGCTCAACCTCGAATGCACGAAGAAACTTGGCGTCGACGAGGAGACGGCCAACTTCGTGATCCCCTTCGGTGCCGTCATGAACATGAACGGCACCGCCATCTACGAAGCCATCGCCGTGGTCTTCACGGCCCAGATCTTCGGCGTGCCGCTCACCGTCGCCGATCAGGTCATGATCATGCTCACCGCCACGTTGGCTTCCATTGGCACCGCCGGCGTGCCCGGCTCGGGGCTGGTGATGCTGACCATCGTGCTCACCTCGGTCCATCTGCCCATGGAAGCGATCGGGCTGCTGGCCGGTATCGACCGCATCCTCAACATGGCCCGCGTGATCCCCAACATCGCCGGCGACGCGGCCACGGCGCTGATCGTCTCCCGTTCCGAAGGCACGTTCAAAGCCCCGGAGCCGACTGGCGGACAGTGACCGCGAAAAGGCGCCCCGGCGCCGGAACGCGGAGAAGACCGCGTCGGCATGGAGCGGACGTCCGCGTTTCGCGCGGGACATGCGGCACGCAAAAAAATCCCCGGCGGCCATTTTTTTTCGGCCGCCGGGGATTTTTTGTGTGCCGTCCATTTTTGCGTTTGGCAAAGCAAAGCACGTCTTCTCGGGCGCCGCGGATGCCCCGGCCGTCAGGCGTTCTCGCCCAGAAAGCGCGCGAAGCCGCGCACGCTGTTGCCGAGGAAGTACGCTTCGCGGCTCTGCGCGCTTTCGGTATAGGCGACGAGGTTGGCCAGTTCGGGGTCTTCGCGCCGCAGCAATTCGACCGTTTCGTCTTCGCTCAGGCCGTCTCGCAGGGCCTGGGCGATCGTTTCTTCCCAGAAAAGGTTCTGTCTCAGCGCCCGTTCGGGCAGCGTGCGGTCGGACGAAGCGCCGAAGTGCCCGGCGCAGAACAGGTCCCAGTCGGCGGCGGCGAGCTTTCTCATGCTCTCGCGGCCGATTTCCGGCACATAGCGGGGCGGCGTGGCGGGACGGATGCCGTCCCGCCGCCGGCCGTCGGCGAACCAGCTCGAGGCGCCGTCGCCGGGGATGACGCCGAGCGCTTCGCCGCCGAAGCAGAGGCGTCGCCCCGCGCAGCGGCGCAGGAAGGAGACGTGGTGAGCGGCGTGCCCTGGCGTGTCGATGACGCGCCACGCGGGGGGCAGCTGTTTGCGCGCGACGAGAGCGGAAGCGGGCACGGGCAGCGGCGGCCGGTAAGCGGCGGCCATCGCTTCGCCGAGCGTGGCGGCGGTGGCCTGCCAGAGCTTTTGCGGCGAGATCAGGTGTTGGGCGGCGCGCTCGCAGCAGAACACTTTCAGCCGCGGGTAATCGCGGCACAGACAGCCGGCCGCGCCGCAGTGGTCGAGGTGGATGTGGGTGAGCAGCAGCAGGTCGGGCACGGCTTCCAGGTCGTCCAGCGCTTTTTTGAGACGCGCGTAGGAACCGGCCACGCCGCAGTCGACCAGCGCGGTTTCGCCGGGAGCGCGCAGCAGCCAGGCGCCGAGGAACTCCTCGAAGCCGGGCCGGCCGTCCAGCGGCAGGCGGATCAGGTCGAGCGACTCGCCGCCGGCGGCGGCGACGGGGCGGACGTCGTTTGTCCGGGTCATGGCGAAAACCTCCTTGTATGAAGAGCGATGACGTGGTTTATTGTACCGCGGCGGAAATTTTTTTCCAGCGCCGGGCGCGGAGGATGCCGGAGCGGATTTTGTCTTTCGCCTTTCCTGAAACCGATTGCACGGTTCGCGGCGCCTTGCTATAATGGACCGGCCTCCGAGATTTCGCGGCGGAGGAAAAGTTCGTTATCCTTCAAAGGAGTGGATCGCACGTGAAGAAGTTGGCAAGTCTGTTTCTCGCCGCTGCGCTGATCGCCCCGGCCTCGCTGGCCGCGGCGGAGTACCCGGCGATGAACGTCCGCCTCAGTCACAACCAGCCTGTCGGCAGCCCGGAGGACGTCGGCGCCCAGACGTTCAAAAAGCTGATGGAAGAGAAATCGGGCGGCAGGATCACCGTGGACGTGTTCCCGCAGATGCAGCTGGGCTCGATGCGCGAGCAGGCCGAAATGGTGCAGATGGGCACGCTGGAGATGTCCGTGCAGCCCACTTCCGTGCTGACGCCTTTCGTCGAGGAACTGAGCGTCATCGACTTCCCGTTTCTGTGGGCCGACAAGGACGAGCTGTACCGCATCATGGACGGCGAAGTCGGCGGGAAGTTCTACGCCTTCTGCGAGAAGAAGGGCTTCAAGACCCTGGGCTTGTGGGCTTCGGGTTTCAAACAGATCACGACCAAGGGCAGGCCGGTGAACGCGCCCGAGGATCTGAAGGGCATGAAGATCCGCGTCATGCCCAGCCCGCAGCTGGTGGAGCAGTACAAGTCGTGGGGCGCCAATCCGATCCCGATCGAGTACGCCGAGCTGTACAACGCGCTGCAGCAGAACATCGTCGACGGTCAGGAGAATCCTTTGCAGACCATCGCCATGGCCAAGCTGTACGAGGTGCAGGATTATCTGACGATCTCCGATCACGGGTTCCTCGGTTATCTGTTCATCGTCAACAGGCGCTGGTTCGAGAAGCAGGGCGAGGACGTACGGAAGCTGATCGTCGAGTGCGAACGCGGCGCCCGCGAGGCGGAACGCCTGGCGCAGGCAGAGGGCGAGGCCAGATTCCTCGAGCAGATCAAACAGTCCAAGATCGCCGTCGGCGAACTGACGGACGAGAACCGCGCCAAGTTCATCGAGGTCAGTAAGCCGCTGCACGACAAGTTCGTCGAGGGCTCGGCGACCAAGGCGGAGCTGCTGAAAGCGGTTTACGAGGCCAAATAACCCGCGGCGTCCGGCGCGGCGAAAAAACAAGGGGCGGCTCCTGCAGGAGGTTCGCCCCTTTCGTTTTTATATTCATGATGCGTTGCATGAAACTGGGAGGAGATCGAAAAATGCTCAGGTTCCTCGGCAGGATTGAGGAGATTTTCTGCGCGGCCGCTCTGCTGACAACGGCTCTTGTGCTGTTCGTCAACGTGGTGCTGCGCTATGTTTTCAGCGCCAGCACGAGCTGGGCCGAAGAGCTGATCCGCTATCTGATGATCTGGATCACTTTTATCGGCGGCAGCGTCTGCGTGCGGCGGGGGGCGCATATCCGCATGGACTTTCTGCTCGGCGTGCTGCCCGAAAAAATGGCCGGCGCGCTGACGCGTCTGGTCTATCTGATCGCGGCGGGATTCTGCGCGGCGCTGTTCCGGTACAGCTATCAGCTGGTGCGGTTCACCGTGGAACTCGAGCAGACTTCGCCGGCGATGGGAATCCCCATGTGGATCCCTTATCTGGCGATGCCTTTGGGATCGGCGCTGATGGCGCTGCGTTTCGTTCAGGCCGCTTTCGGGAAGGAGGGCGCCTAGATGACGGTCTTTCTGATGTGCGCGCTGCTGGCGCTGCTGTTCGGCAGCGTGCCGATCTTCGTCGCTCTGGCGGCGGCCGTGCTGGTTTCGATGCTGCTCTTCACGGGACTCGATCCGATGGTGCTGGCGCAGCGCATGTTCGGCGGACTCGACAAGTTCTCGCTGATGTCGATGCCGTTTTTCATCTTCGCCGCCAATCTGATGGACACGGGCGGACTCTCCAAGCGCATCCTCAAGTGGACGCGCAGCCTCGTGGGGGCGCGCAAGGGCGGACTGGCCTACACGACGCAGTGCACCTGCATGATCTTCGGCGCGCTCTGCGGCTCCAGCCCGGCGACGGTGGTCGCCATGGGGCGCGTGCTCTATCCCGAGCTGATCGAAAGCGGCTATCCCGAGGATTTCTCCGCCGGTCTGATCGCGTCGTCGGGATCGGTGGCGCTGATCATCCCGCCCAGCGTGACGCTGATCATGTACGCGGCTGCCACGGGCGTGTCGGTGGGCTCGCTGTTCATGTCGGGCGTCAGCGCCGGGATCGTCTACGGGCTGGCGACGGTCGTCTACATCTGGTACTTCGCGCGCCATCACGATCTCAAGGTCTCGGCGCCCTCCAGCCGCGGCGAGATCGTCCGCAATACGCTGGAAGCCGGCTGGTCGCTGATGGTGCCGGTGATCATCCTCGGCGGCATTTACTGCGGCGTGTTCACGCCCACCGAGGCGGCGGGGATCTCCGCCGTTTACGCGCTGTTCGTCGGCGTGGCGGTCTACCGCGAGATCACCTGGGCGAAACTGTTCGACGTGTGTCTGCGTTCGGCCGTGACCTGCGCGCAAGTGATGATCCTCGTCGCCGCGGCCACGAGCTTCGCCTGGTTCCTCACCGTGGCGCGCATCCCGCAGATGGTCACGGCGGCGATCATCGAAAACATCAAAACGCCCTGGGCGTTCATCGCCATGGTCAACGTCATTCTGCTGATCGTGGGCATGTTCATGGAAGGCATCGCCGCCATCGTCATCCTCGCGCCGCTGTTCTTCCCGATCGCCCAGCAGATGGGCATCGACCCGCTGCATCTGGGCATCATCATGGTCTCCAACCTGGCGCTGGGCAACTTCACTCCGCCGTTCGGACTGAACCTGTTCGTGGCCGCGGGCGTGACCGGGCTGCCGATGTCGAAGATCATCGGCGCGGTGACGAAGTTCATCATCGTCTCGATCGTCGGTCTGCTGGTGATCTCCTACGTGCCGGCGCTTTCAACCTTCCTGCCGGCGCTGGTGTACGGCCGTTAGGGAGCGCGGGGAATGTCGGGTTTCGAGCGCGTCCGCGAACTGGTCGCGGCGATCTCGCAGACCGGGCGCGGCGAGCGGGGCGTTTCCCGCCTCGCTCTGACCGAGGCGGACCGTCAGGCGCGCGAGATCGTGATCGAAGAGATGAAATCGCTCGGCATGTCGGTGACGACCGACGCCTGCTGCAATCTGTGGGGACGTTTCGAGGGAAGCGCGGACCAGCCGGGCGTGGTGATCGGCTCGCATCTGGATTCTGTGCCCGAGGGCGGGTGCTACGACGGCGTGCTCGGCGTGGCCTGCGGGCTGGGCGCGGCGCGCGACCTCCTTGCCGAAAATCCGCATCCGCGGCGTTCGCTGTCGGTGGTGGTCTTCACCGCGGAGGAATCGAGCCGCTTTTCGCTGGCGACGATCGGCAGCAAAGCGGCGACGGGCAATCTGTCGCTGATGGACACGCTGCGCTTCAAGGACAAACAGGGCGTGACGCTGCTCGACGCGCTGCGCGATTTCGGCGGGCGGCCCGAGCGGATCCCGCGCGACTGCCTGGCGCCGGCGTCGTATCACTCTTATTTCGAACTGCACATCGAACAGGGGCCGGTGCTCGACTGGAACGGCGAGGACGTGGGCATCGTCGAGGCGATCGCCGCGCCGACGCGTTTCATGCTCGAAGTGATCGGCGAACAGGCCCATTCCGGCGCTTGTCCGATGAACCTGCGCCACGACGCCATGGCCGCGGCGGCGGAGATAATCCTCGCCGCGGAGCGCGCCGGACGTGAGGAAAGCGAGTTCGGCACGGTCGCCACCGTGGGCGTGTGCGAGTGTTTCCCCGGGGCCATGAACGTGGTGCCGGGGCGAGTCGTTCTGAAAGTGGACGTGCGCGGCATCGTCGAAAAAAGCATCCGCCGCGCCTGCGACGAGATCAAGGCGCGCGTCGGAAGCGTCTGCGCCGAACGCGGCGTGAGGGCGAACTTCACGCTCTACTCGGCCGACAAGCCCGTCGCCATGGACGGCCTGCTGGCGCGCCGCCTCGAAAACGTCTGCAAAGACTTGCAGGTCAAATACCGGCGCATGCTCAGCGGCGCGGGACACGACGCCATGTACATGGCCACGCTGATCCCTTCGGCGCTGATTTTCGTGCCGTGCAAGGACGGCGTCAGCCACAACCCGGCCGAAACGGTGGACTGGCGGCGCGTGCGTCCCGGCTATGAAGTGCTGCTCCAGGCGGTGAAAGACATCGTTCGGTAACTTTTTTACGAAGACTCCGGAATCCCAGGGATATTTTTATAAGGAGGCTGTTCATGAAACCGATCCTGTTTCAAAAAGCGCGCCTGATCGACCCCGATCTGAAAATGGACATGCGGGGCGATCTGCTGGTCGAAAACGGCGTCGTTTCCGCCCTCGGCCCCGAGCTGCTGCCGACCGCGGACGCCGAAAAGATCGACTGCGGCGGCGCAGTCCTGGCCCCAGGACTGGTCGATCTGCACGTGCATTTCCGCGATCCCGGCCAGACCGAAAAGGAAACATTGGAGACGGGCTGCGCCGCCGCGGCCAACGGCGGCTTCACGGCCGTAGTGACGATGGCCAACACCAAACCGGCCGTCGATTCGCCCGAGCTGATCCGCAGCTGCATCAAGCGCAACCGGACCATGGACTGCCGCATCTATCCGGGGGGCGCGGTCACCAAGGGGCTGGGCGGCAAAGAACTGACCGACTTCGAAGCGTTGAAGGAAGCCGGCGCGGTCTGCCTGACCGACGACGGCATCACCGTCGGCAGCGGGCCGCTGTTTTACGAAGCCATGGAAAAAGCGGCCGCCGTCGGCCTGCCCGTGAGCGTTCACTGCGAGGCTCCCGGCTTCGAAGGCGACCGCTCCATGAACCGCGGCGAGATCTCCAAAAAACTGGGGCTCGCCGGCGCGCCGGCGCTGGCCGAGGAGCTGATGATCATGCGCGACGTGTTCTTCGCCGAGAAGACGGGCGCGCATGTGCACGTGCAGCATGTCAGTTCGCGCCGCGGCGTCGAGATCATCGCGGCGGCGAAAGCCCGCGGCGTCGCCGTTACCGGCGAGGCCACGCCGCATCACATGTTCCTCGACGAAACGGCGATTCTCGAATGCGGCGCCAACGCCAAGATGAGCCCGCCGCTGCGCACGGCCGACGACGCGGCGGCGATCCGCGAGGCGCTGATGAGCGGCGTGCTCGACGTGGTCGCCACCGATCACGCGCCGCACACGCCGGCCGAAAAAGCCCTCGGCATCGCCAAGGCCCCCAACGGCATCATCGGTCTGGAAACGTCGCTGGGGCTGTGCCTCGACGGATTGTGCCGCGAGCGTGGATTTTCGCTTTCCTCGCTGGTGGAGCGCATGAGCTCCGCGCCGCGGCGGATTTTCAAGCTGCCGCCCGTCCATCTTCAGCCCGGCTCGCCGGCCGATCTGACGCTGTTCGATCCCGAACGCCGCTGGCGCGTGGACGCGGCGAAGTTCAAATCGAAGGCGCGCAACTGTCCGTTCAACGGCTGGACGCTGAGCGGCACGGTCCTGATGACCGTGCTGGGCGGGAGGATCGTCTGCGATCGAAGAACTTTTCGTGCAATCGGTTGTATAAAACGGTCCGTTGCGATACAATAAATCCGTCGATCGCGCGGCCGTTTGCACGGCGCGCCGGGGGGATGAAAGCGCGCCGTGCAAACGGCCGCGCGGGAAGCGCCAACGAGAGGGGAGTTTGGATTGATTCGCGATTACGATTCGCGGCTGCTCGAAAAGGAACGGATCTCGCCGGACATCTGGCATTTGACGTTCGCGTGTCCAGAGATTGCCGAAAACGCGCGGCCGGGGAATTTCGTGCTGCTCAAAACGTCGGCCGCCACGGCGCCGCTGCTGCGCCGGCCGCTCGGCATCCTCGATGCCGACCCCGCAAAGGGGACGATCGAGACGCTTTTCCGCGTCGTTGGGCAGGGCACGGCTCTGCTGGCTGCCGCCGAACCTGGCGCGTCGCTTTCCGTGCGCGGGCCCGTAGGCGGGCAGTTCGCCCCGTTCCGGCACGAAAAAGTCTGGGGCGTGGCCGGCACGCTGGGCATCGCGCCGCTGCTGTTCCTGTGCCGCGAGCTGAACGGTTTCGACCGTCTGTTCCTCGGCGTCGGCAACGCCTCGTGGCGGAGCTTCGCCGACTGGGTGCGCGCCCGCGCGCCGGAGATGGTTTTGTACAGCGACGACGGTTCGATCGGACGCAGGGGATTTTCCATCGCCGGACTGGAAGGGCAGGATCTGAGCGACGTGTCGCTGGCCTGCTGCGGCCCCAATCCAATGATGAAAGCGCTGTACGAACGGTACGGCGCGCAGTGCGACGACATCCAGGTCAGCCTCGAGCGCCGCATGGGCTGCGGCATGGGCGGCTGCTTCGGCTGCGTGGTCGACACCACGACGGGACGGCGGCGCGTCTGCATCGACGGCCCCGTGTTCCAGGCCAGGGAGGTGAAATGGGATGAGCTGCATCTCTGATCCGCTCGCGCTCGACGTCGGCGGCATGAAGCTGAAAGTCCCCGTCGTGATCGCGTCGGGCACGTGGGCTTACGAAGCCGGAATGTGGGCGGACGACCTGACGCGCCACGTCGGCGCGATCTGTTCCAAAGCCATCACCAAGGATCCCTGCCCCGGTAATCCCGGCTGCCGCATCTGGGAGACGCCCTCGGGCGTTCTCAACAGCATCGGATTGCAGAACGAGGGCATCGACCGCTTCATCGACTGCCGTCTGCCCGACCTGAAAAAACGCGGCGTGCCCGTGATGCTCAACGTCTGTATGCAGAGCGCCGAAGATCTGGCTTACATGATGGACCGCATCGCCGAAGCCGGGGACATGGTCGACGGCGTGGAACTGAACGTTTCCTGCCCCAACACCGATCACGGCTGCATGAGCTGGGGCGTCGACCCGGCGCTGACGGCGCAGGCCACGGAGATGGCGCGCCGGCGCTGGGACGGCCCGTTGTGGGTGAAGCTGACGCCGCAGGCGCCCGACATTCCTGCGGTGGCGAAGGCCGCCGAGTCGGCCGGAGCCAGCGCGGTCGTGACCGCCAACACCTGGCTGGGCATGGCGATCGACACGCTGCGCGGGGTGCCGGTTTTCAGCCGCCGTGTGGCGGGACTTTCCGGCCCGGCCGTTTTTCCGCTGGCGCTGCGCGTCGTCTGGGACGCGGCCGGCGCCGTGAAAATTCCAGTGATCGGCTGCGGCGGCGTGGACGGCCCCGATTCGGCGCTGGCCATGATCATGGCCGGAGCCAGCGCCGTGGAAGTCGGAGCGGCGCTGTTCGGCGATTTCAAAGTGCTTGAAAACGTCCACGAGGGATTGCTCGCCGCCGTGGAGCGCTGGAACGTCGCTTCCCTGGCCGAACTGATCGGCCGCGCCCGCCGC
This sequence is a window from Pyramidobacter sp. YE332. Protein-coding genes within it:
- a CDS encoding dihydroorotate dehydrogenase; protein product: MSCISDPLALDVGGMKLKVPVVIASGTWAYEAGMWADDLTRHVGAICSKAITKDPCPGNPGCRIWETPSGVLNSIGLQNEGIDRFIDCRLPDLKKRGVPVMLNVCMQSAEDLAYMMDRIAEAGDMVDGVELNVSCPNTDHGCMSWGVDPALTAQATEMARRRWDGPLWVKLTPQAPDIPAVAKAAESAGASAVVTANTWLGMAIDTLRGVPVFSRRVAGLSGPAVFPLALRVVWDAAGAVKIPVIGCGGVDGPDSALAMIMAGASAVEVGAALFGDFKVLENVHEGLLAAVERWNVASLAELIGRARRA
- a CDS encoding TRAP transporter large permease subunit, whose protein sequence is MTVFLMCALLALLFGSVPIFVALAAAVLVSMLLFTGLDPMVLAQRMFGGLDKFSLMSMPFFIFAANLMDTGGLSKRILKWTRSLVGARKGGLAYTTQCTCMIFGALCGSSPATVVAMGRVLYPELIESGYPEDFSAGLIASSGSVALIIPPSVTLIMYAAATGVSVGSLFMSGVSAGIVYGLATVVYIWYFARHHDLKVSAPSSRGEIVRNTLEAGWSLMVPVIILGGIYCGVFTPTEAAGISAVYALFVGVAVYREITWAKLFDVCLRSAVTCAQVMILVAAATSFAWFLTVARIPQMVTAAIIENIKTPWAFIAMVNVILLIVGMFMEGIAAIVILAPLFFPIAQQMGIDPLHLGIIMVSNLALGNFTPPFGLNLFVAAGVTGLPMSKIIGAVTKFIIVSIVGLLVISYVPALSTFLPALVYGR
- a CDS encoding FAD-binding oxidoreductase, yielding MIRDYDSRLLEKERISPDIWHLTFACPEIAENARPGNFVLLKTSAATAPLLRRPLGILDADPAKGTIETLFRVVGQGTALLAAAEPGASLSVRGPVGGQFAPFRHEKVWGVAGTLGIAPLLFLCRELNGFDRLFLGVGNASWRSFADWVRARAPEMVLYSDDGSIGRRGFSIAGLEGQDLSDVSLACCGPNPMMKALYERYGAQCDDIQVSLERRMGCGMGGCFGCVVDTTTGRRRVCIDGPVFQAREVKWDELHL
- a CDS encoding TRAP transporter small permease produces the protein MLRFLGRIEEIFCAAALLTTALVLFVNVVLRYVFSASTSWAEELIRYLMIWITFIGGSVCVRRGAHIRMDFLLGVLPEKMAGALTRLVYLIAAGFCAALFRYSYQLVRFTVELEQTSPAMGIPMWIPYLAMPLGSALMALRFVQAAFGKEGA
- a CDS encoding dihydroorotase — protein: MKPILFQKARLIDPDLKMDMRGDLLVENGVVSALGPELLPTADAEKIDCGGAVLAPGLVDLHVHFRDPGQTEKETLETGCAAAANGGFTAVVTMANTKPAVDSPELIRSCIKRNRTMDCRIYPGGAVTKGLGGKELTDFEALKEAGAVCLTDDGITVGSGPLFYEAMEKAAAVGLPVSVHCEAPGFEGDRSMNRGEISKKLGLAGAPALAEELMIMRDVFFAEKTGAHVHVQHVSSRRGVEIIAAAKARGVAVTGEATPHHMFLDETAILECGANAKMSPPLRTADDAAAIREALMSGVLDVVATDHAPHTPAEKALGIAKAPNGIIGLETSLGLCLDGLCRERGFSLSSLVERMSSAPRRIFKLPPVHLQPGSPADLTLFDPERRWRVDAAKFKSKARNCPFNGWTLSGTVLMTVLGGRIVCDRRTFRAIGCIKRSVAIQ
- a CDS encoding Zn-dependent hydrolase; amino-acid sequence: MSGFERVRELVAAISQTGRGERGVSRLALTEADRQAREIVIEEMKSLGMSVTTDACCNLWGRFEGSADQPGVVIGSHLDSVPEGGCYDGVLGVACGLGAARDLLAENPHPRRSLSVVVFTAEESSRFSLATIGSKAATGNLSLMDTLRFKDKQGVTLLDALRDFGGRPERIPRDCLAPASYHSYFELHIEQGPVLDWNGEDVGIVEAIAAPTRFMLEVIGEQAHSGACPMNLRHDAMAAAAEIILAAERAGREESEFGTVATVGVCECFPGAMNVVPGRVVLKVDVRGIVEKSIRRACDEIKARVGSVCAERGVRANFTLYSADKPVAMDGLLARRLENVCKDLQVKYRRMLSGAGHDAMYMATLIPSALIFVPCKDGVSHNPAETVDWRRVRPGYEVLLQAVKDIVR